A single genomic interval of Methyloceanibacter caenitepidi harbors:
- the murJ gene encoding murein biosynthesis integral membrane protein MurJ translates to MTLYRGFATVGGMTVISRLLGFVRDILIAAVLGASAISDAFFVALRVPNMFRRIFAEGAFNAAFIPLYTKKLHEAGEKAAKDYAAKALAGLTAVLVLVVLLAEIAAPWLVMLLAPGFAEDPDKFSLTVLLVRIAMPYLLFMSWVALYTGLLNTLGKFAAAAFAPSILNFVLISVLLGLIATGNGQDEVAGVALAWGVAISGLLQVAIVVFAAVRTGLRLKLERPQWSDDMKRLVHLAIPGIIAGGMAQISIVIATIVASLEGRVVSWLYYADRIFQLPLGLIGVAVGVVLLPDLSHKLRSGDHDAVVDSENRALEFSLLLTVPAAVAMFICAEPIIRVLFERGAFTAIDAQASAGMLAMLSLGLPAYVIVKALQPSFFARENTKTPMIYSGIAMTLGAVLSVVLFYAIGPSGIALATSLSGWINVVLLAGALRKRGEFILDARFRSAFLGIVLASTAMGLGLWWAASALQPYFDPGYGLLLQIVALAALIAFGLALYFAIGTLTGAVKPRTFVKDLLGR, encoded by the coding sequence ATGACGCTCTATCGCGGGTTCGCAACCGTCGGCGGCATGACCGTCATCAGCCGCCTGCTCGGCTTCGTGCGGGACATTCTGATCGCCGCCGTGCTCGGCGCCTCGGCCATTTCAGATGCGTTTTTCGTGGCGCTGCGTGTGCCGAACATGTTCCGCCGCATCTTCGCCGAGGGCGCCTTCAACGCGGCCTTCATTCCGCTCTACACGAAGAAGCTCCATGAGGCCGGGGAAAAGGCCGCCAAGGACTACGCCGCCAAGGCGCTGGCAGGGCTGACGGCCGTTTTGGTCTTGGTCGTGCTCTTGGCGGAGATCGCTGCACCTTGGCTTGTCATGCTTCTGGCACCCGGCTTCGCGGAGGATCCGGACAAGTTCAGCTTGACCGTTCTGCTGGTGCGGATCGCGATGCCGTACCTCCTCTTCATGTCCTGGGTCGCCCTCTACACGGGTTTGCTCAACACGCTCGGCAAGTTCGCCGCCGCCGCTTTCGCGCCGAGCATCTTGAACTTCGTCCTGATCTCCGTGCTGCTCGGCCTCATCGCGACGGGAAATGGTCAAGATGAGGTCGCGGGCGTCGCGCTTGCCTGGGGCGTGGCTATTTCGGGCCTGTTGCAGGTCGCCATCGTCGTCTTCGCCGCCGTCCGCACGGGGCTGCGGCTGAAGCTCGAGCGCCCGCAATGGTCCGACGACATGAAGCGGCTCGTGCACCTCGCGATCCCCGGCATTATTGCCGGCGGCATGGCGCAGATCTCGATTGTGATTGCAACCATCGTGGCCAGCCTCGAAGGCCGTGTCGTGTCGTGGCTGTATTACGCGGATCGCATTTTCCAACTGCCGCTCGGTCTTATCGGGGTCGCGGTCGGCGTCGTGCTGCTCCCGGATCTCAGCCACAAGCTCCGGTCGGGCGATCATGACGCCGTTGTGGACAGCGAGAACAGGGCGCTGGAGTTCTCGCTCTTGCTGACCGTGCCGGCGGCTGTTGCCATGTTCATATGCGCCGAGCCCATCATCCGCGTGCTATTCGAGCGCGGCGCCTTCACCGCGATCGATGCCCAAGCGTCGGCGGGGATGCTGGCAATGCTATCGCTGGGGCTGCCGGCCTATGTGATCGTGAAAGCCCTGCAGCCCAGCTTCTTTGCCCGCGAGAACACCAAGACGCCGATGATCTATTCGGGCATCGCGATGACGCTGGGGGCCGTGCTCTCCGTCGTGCTGTTCTACGCGATCGGACCCTCAGGCATCGCCCTCGCCACGAGCCTGTCGGGCTGGATCAACGTGGTCTTGCTCGCCGGGGCCTTGAGGAAACGGGGCGAGTTTATCCTGGATGCGCGCTTTCGCTCGGCTTTTCTCGGCATCGTCCTTGCCAGTACGGCCATGGGGCTTGGCCTGTGGTGGGCGGCCTCCGCGCTCCAGCCCTATTTCGATCCGGGCTACGGGCTCCTTCTGCAGATCGTTGCCCTGGCTGCGCTCATCGCCTTCGGGCTCGCACTCTATTTCGCCATTGGCACGCTCACGGGCGCCGTGAAGCCCCGGACCTTCGTCAAGGACCTCCTAGGGCGCTGA